One region of Constrictibacter sp. MBR-5 genomic DNA includes:
- a CDS encoding DegT/DnrJ/EryC1/StrS family aminotransferase: MIPITKPLVGDPEAEAARAVVLSGWLTQGSQVAAFEAEFAAFVGARHACAVSNCTAALHLALLAVGAGPGDEVVTVSHSFIAAANAIAQCGATPVFVDIDPQSFNIDPQLVEAAITPRTRAILCVHQMGMPCDLRALCAIAQAHGVPLIEDAACGLGSEIMLDQGWEQIGGPRGDIACFSFHPRKVITTGDGGMITTGDREWDRLFRLWRQHGMDVPDTVRHGSAVVMFERYPIAGFNYRMTDIQAAVGREQLKRLPTIVARRRTLADRYDTLLKGLGRLVVPREPPWARSNWQSYCVRLPAEVDQVAVMQSMLDDGIATRRGIMCAHMEAAYAEKPRRFALPHSESARDGCLLLPLFPQMTDAEQEHVVASLAEAITVPARRAASLASQGVVHA, from the coding sequence ATGATCCCGATCACCAAGCCGCTCGTCGGCGATCCCGAGGCCGAGGCCGCGCGTGCGGTCGTGCTATCGGGCTGGCTGACGCAGGGCAGCCAGGTCGCCGCATTCGAAGCCGAGTTCGCGGCCTTCGTCGGCGCACGGCACGCCTGCGCCGTCTCGAACTGTACCGCCGCGCTTCACCTCGCGCTGCTCGCGGTCGGTGCCGGACCCGGCGACGAGGTCGTCACCGTGAGTCACTCGTTCATAGCGGCGGCGAACGCCATCGCGCAGTGCGGTGCCACCCCCGTCTTCGTCGACATCGACCCGCAGAGCTTCAACATCGATCCGCAGCTGGTGGAGGCGGCGATCACGCCGCGGACGCGGGCGATACTCTGCGTCCACCAGATGGGCATGCCCTGCGACCTTCGTGCACTCTGCGCGATCGCGCAGGCGCACGGCGTGCCGCTGATCGAGGATGCCGCCTGCGGCCTGGGGTCGGAGATCATGCTCGACCAGGGTTGGGAGCAGATCGGCGGGCCGCGCGGCGACATCGCCTGCTTCTCGTTCCACCCGCGCAAGGTCATCACCACCGGCGACGGAGGGATGATCACGACCGGCGATCGGGAATGGGACAGGCTGTTCCGGCTCTGGCGCCAGCATGGCATGGACGTCCCCGACACCGTTCGGCACGGGTCGGCGGTCGTGATGTTCGAGCGGTATCCGATCGCGGGCTTCAACTATCGCATGACGGACATACAGGCTGCCGTGGGGCGGGAGCAGCTCAAGCGGCTGCCGACCATCGTCGCGCGACGCCGCACACTGGCCGACCGATATGACACGCTGCTCAAGGGTCTGGGGCGACTGGTCGTGCCGCGCGAACCGCCCTGGGCGCGCTCCAACTGGCAGAGCTACTGCGTCCGGCTGCCGGCGGAGGTCGATCAGGTCGCGGTGATGCAGTCAATGCTCGACGACGGAATCGCCACGCGCCGCGGCATCATGTGCGCGCACATGGAAGCGGCGTATGCGGAGAAGCCGCGGCGCTTTGCGCTTCCGCATTCCGAAAGCGCCCGCGACGGCTGCCTTCTTCTTCCCCTCTTCCCGCAGATGACCGATGCGGAGCAGGAGCATGTCGTGGCGAGCCTCGCGGAAGCGATCACCGTCCCGGCCCGCCGCGCGGCGAGCCTTGCCAGCCAGGGAGTGGTGCATGCGTAG
- a CDS encoding outer membrane beta-barrel protein, whose protein sequence is MAFRTALQSAAVGSAIIGVTHHASAQEIRSLSPLQLPRPGYESHPLQLGPVSIQPELVVTESYDDNVFATARSKEDDFVTSVSPTVNLSAGRGKLDLSGRLSATVTEFADHEQEGSTTFAGNADARYALDRASQVGASISYARLTESRADPESTRSQDESPATYETMSSSVSYAYRRNRLGVSIGAAAGQVDYASDDESDRDRYDYSGSVRGTLTITPRFDAYVEAYAERRDFVDAVDRSGLDRDAVLAGFYLGTVIAIASKWSGEVGVGLFRTYNDDDALPDFTGIGTRGSLTWSITPRTAVTAGFAREDMPTVTPGASGLIESRVTLRLEQEIRHNLIASAEVGYLRDDYQERDRQLSAVSGQVTAEYLINRNVSAVFSAGYTERTADIAADEYDRFTTSVALRFKL, encoded by the coding sequence TTGGCATTCCGCACCGCGCTCCAGTCGGCCGCGGTCGGGAGCGCCATCATCGGCGTCACGCACCATGCGTCGGCCCAGGAGATCCGATCGCTCTCTCCGTTGCAGCTGCCGCGGCCGGGCTACGAGTCCCATCCCCTTCAGCTGGGGCCCGTGAGCATTCAGCCCGAACTGGTCGTGACGGAGTCTTACGACGACAATGTCTTCGCCACGGCCCGGAGCAAGGAGGACGACTTCGTCACGAGCGTGTCGCCGACGGTGAACTTGAGCGCCGGGCGCGGGAAGCTGGATCTGAGCGGCAGGCTGTCGGCGACGGTCACCGAGTTTGCCGACCATGAGCAAGAAGGAAGTACGACGTTCGCCGGGAACGCGGATGCACGTTACGCCCTCGACCGTGCCAGCCAGGTCGGCGCCTCGATCAGCTATGCCCGCCTGACCGAGAGCCGGGCCGATCCGGAATCGACCCGCAGCCAGGACGAAAGCCCGGCGACGTACGAGACCATGAGCAGTTCGGTCTCCTACGCGTACAGGCGCAACCGGCTCGGCGTTTCCATCGGCGCCGCTGCGGGCCAGGTCGACTATGCGTCCGACGACGAGAGCGACCGGGACCGTTACGACTATAGCGGCAGCGTGAGGGGGACCCTCACGATCACGCCCCGGTTCGATGCTTACGTCGAGGCGTATGCCGAGCGACGGGATTTCGTCGACGCCGTCGACAGGAGCGGGCTGGATCGGGATGCCGTGCTGGCCGGCTTTTACCTGGGTACCGTGATTGCAATTGCGTCCAAATGGTCGGGCGAGGTCGGGGTCGGCCTCTTCAGGACGTACAACGACGATGATGCGCTGCCGGACTTCACCGGCATCGGCACGCGAGGCTCTCTCACCTGGAGCATTACGCCGCGTACCGCGGTGACCGCAGGCTTCGCGCGAGAGGACATGCCCACCGTCACTCCCGGCGCGTCCGGCCTGATCGAGAGCCGCGTGACGCTTCGGCTGGAGCAGGAGATTCGCCACAATCTGATCGCGTCGGCGGAGGTCGGTTACCTGCGGGACGATTACCAAGAGCGGGACCGGCAGCTCTCCGCCGTTTCCGGGCAGGTAACGGCGGAGTACCTCATCAACCGCAATGTCTCGGCCGTCTTTAGTGCCGGCTATACCGAGCGCACCGCCGACATTGCAGCGGACGAGTATGATCGCTTCACGACCTCCGTGGCGTTGCGCTTCAAACTCTGA
- the gmd gene encoding GDP-mannose 4,6-dehydratase, with translation MRRALIAGITGQDGAYLTEFLLAKGYEVHGLMRRSSLFNTDRLDHVYRDPHETGPALTLHYGDLTDGTALRRTIEKVRPHEVYNLAAQSHVKVSFDIPEYTADVVAVGTLRLLEALRDYDRAGSVRHVRYYQAGSSEMFGAAPAPQSETTPFYPRSPYAVSKVAAHWYAVNYREAYGMFICNGILFNHESPRRGETFVTRKITRAVGRISEGLQGKLYLGNLDARRDWGFAGDYVEAMWLMLQQDAPDDYVVATGESYSVRDFCEAAFAEVGLDWRDHVAFDQRYLRPTEVDHLLGDASKARDRLGWRPRVGFDALVTQMVGHDLDLARQERALQGAGFFIAARGAALAS, from the coding sequence ATGCGTAGGGCCCTGATCGCCGGCATCACCGGGCAGGACGGCGCGTATCTGACCGAGTTCCTTCTCGCGAAGGGCTACGAGGTGCACGGCCTGATGAGACGGTCGAGCCTGTTCAACACCGACCGCCTCGACCACGTCTATCGAGATCCGCACGAGACTGGACCGGCGCTCACGCTGCACTATGGCGACCTGACCGACGGGACGGCCCTGCGACGAACGATCGAGAAGGTCCGTCCGCACGAGGTGTACAACCTCGCCGCCCAGAGCCACGTGAAGGTCTCGTTCGACATCCCGGAGTACACCGCCGACGTCGTGGCGGTGGGGACGCTGCGCCTCCTGGAAGCGCTCCGCGACTACGATCGGGCGGGAAGCGTCCGCCATGTCCGCTACTATCAGGCGGGCTCATCGGAGATGTTCGGAGCCGCCCCGGCGCCGCAGTCGGAAACGACGCCGTTCTACCCGCGCAGCCCCTACGCCGTCAGCAAGGTTGCCGCCCACTGGTACGCGGTGAATTACCGCGAGGCCTACGGCATGTTCATCTGCAACGGAATTCTCTTCAACCACGAGAGCCCGCGTCGGGGCGAGACGTTCGTCACGCGCAAGATCACCCGGGCCGTGGGCCGGATCAGCGAGGGGCTGCAGGGCAAACTCTATCTCGGCAACCTCGATGCCCGGCGCGACTGGGGCTTCGCCGGCGACTATGTCGAGGCGATGTGGCTGATGCTGCAGCAGGACGCCCCGGACGACTATGTGGTCGCCACGGGCGAATCCTACTCCGTCCGCGATTTCTGCGAGGCGGCTTTCGCCGAGGTCGGGCTGGACTGGCGCGACCATGTCGCCTTCGACCAGCGCTACCTGCGCCCGACGGAAGTCGATCACCTGCTGGGCGATGCATCGAAGGCGCGGGACCGGCTGGGCTGGCGGCCGCGGGTCGGCTTCGATGCGCTGGTGACGCAGATGGTCGGCCACGATCTCGACCTGGCGCGCCAGGAGCGCGCGCTGCAGGGCGCAGGTTTCTTCATAGCCGCGCGCGGCGCGGCGCTGGCCAGCTGA
- a CDS encoding polysaccharide biosynthesis tyrosine autokinase, with protein MISSDVGDGNPHGGTVGAWLRVAARRKLSLFLPLVVGAGIAGIVATTSPPVFHAEAVVALDARKIQFVDIGSVVSRLPDESSALRTELDAIASRSMAALVARRLDFGNRPDLLAAMREPRPKGLTDWFDLLQSSVRQLAEWTRESGNPQVEVVMDAVRPSWVAGRDAITRALVSTAAGEQDGDSGASVRPPPEGDIVDWLLGGLRVSNDGRSFTIYVAFADHDPLIAAEIANAYATTYLDDMVGMKVRAARDASTWLKGRLDELRAELEAAETAVLRFRREAGLTEFRGDTIGGQQITELNSQLGLVRAERARTDARIQAARASSRQDAAASGLGDIASSPLIDTLRREIADIDARLADLRDQGAFRHPDTLALDARRGALARRLDAEIKRAIGVLETEGAALHRHETEIVNTLQSMTSRYGEAGEASIRLNQLKREADANRAIYESFLTRYKETIEQAGLATPEARILSAAEPPSRPSGSGPLPMVALGAFGGLMAGAAFAGLRERFDQRLHDVADVEELVAAPVVGLLPAVSRLRLAPPLLVARRPHAPYSRALKRTHAALRLRQKAARAKVVMVTSATAGEGKTSFCAALARTLALSDLRVLLVDADIHRPCIARALGVEGRPDMQQVVRGEATLERRLQVDPESGAHVLTATVEDGSNLIVSSAGWGVLMDAAREQYDVVIVDTPPVTAVPDSAAVGSHADLNLFLVQWDGPSRRTIAGAVRFLRLCAVRLDGVVITGVRSGFAPRYSDPYELAIRTNARLLEQLRALPPYPRPGPTGPVDGTV; from the coding sequence ATGATTTCGAGCGATGTCGGGGATGGCAACCCGCATGGGGGCACCGTCGGGGCATGGCTGAGGGTGGCCGCAAGACGCAAGCTTTCTCTTTTCCTGCCACTGGTGGTGGGGGCGGGGATCGCGGGCATCGTCGCGACCACCTCCCCGCCCGTCTTTCACGCGGAAGCCGTCGTCGCGCTGGATGCGCGAAAGATCCAGTTCGTCGACATCGGATCGGTAGTCTCACGCCTTCCGGACGAGAGTTCGGCGCTTAGGACCGAGTTGGATGCGATCGCGTCGCGATCGATGGCGGCGCTGGTCGCACGCCGGCTCGACTTCGGAAATCGGCCCGATCTTCTGGCCGCGATGCGCGAGCCTCGTCCGAAGGGATTGACGGACTGGTTCGACCTGCTTCAGAGCAGCGTCCGTCAACTCGCCGAATGGACCCGGGAAAGCGGAAACCCTCAAGTGGAAGTGGTCATGGATGCGGTCCGGCCTTCCTGGGTGGCTGGCCGTGACGCGATCACCCGGGCGCTCGTCTCGACCGCAGCCGGGGAACAGGACGGTGACAGCGGCGCCAGCGTGCGGCCGCCCCCCGAGGGGGATATTGTCGACTGGCTGCTCGGCGGGCTCCGCGTCAGCAACGACGGGCGATCCTTCACGATCTACGTGGCGTTCGCCGACCACGATCCGTTGATTGCAGCTGAGATCGCGAACGCCTACGCCACCACCTACCTCGACGATATGGTGGGCATGAAGGTCCGCGCCGCTCGCGACGCGAGTACATGGCTCAAGGGCCGCCTCGACGAGTTGCGGGCGGAACTCGAGGCGGCGGAGACGGCGGTGCTGCGCTTCCGGCGCGAAGCCGGCCTAACCGAATTTCGCGGCGACACCATCGGTGGGCAGCAGATCACCGAGCTCAATTCCCAGTTAGGTCTGGTCCGGGCGGAGCGCGCGCGGACCGATGCCAGAATCCAGGCTGCACGCGCTTCGAGCAGGCAGGACGCCGCAGCCAGCGGCCTCGGCGACATCGCTTCGTCGCCGCTCATCGACACCCTCCGCCGGGAGATTGCGGACATCGATGCGCGCCTCGCGGATCTGCGCGATCAGGGCGCGTTCCGGCACCCGGACACCCTGGCGCTGGACGCGCGGCGCGGCGCTCTCGCAAGGCGGCTGGACGCCGAGATCAAGCGAGCGATCGGCGTTCTCGAAACCGAGGGGGCAGCGCTGCACCGGCACGAGACCGAGATCGTGAACACGCTGCAGTCGATGACTTCCCGCTACGGCGAGGCAGGTGAAGCTTCCATTCGGCTGAACCAGCTCAAGCGCGAGGCAGACGCGAACCGCGCGATCTATGAGAGCTTTCTCACGCGCTACAAGGAGACGATCGAACAGGCTGGGCTGGCGACTCCGGAAGCACGGATTCTTTCTGCGGCGGAACCGCCGAGCCGGCCCTCCGGCTCTGGGCCGCTGCCGATGGTCGCACTCGGCGCCTTCGGCGGGTTGATGGCGGGCGCGGCGTTCGCTGGTCTGCGCGAGCGCTTCGATCAGAGGCTTCATGATGTTGCCGACGTGGAAGAACTCGTTGCCGCGCCGGTCGTCGGGCTCTTGCCGGCAGTCTCGCGCCTGCGCCTGGCGCCTCCGCTGCTCGTCGCGCGACGGCCGCATGCTCCCTACAGCCGGGCATTGAAGCGGACGCATGCGGCGCTCCGGCTGCGCCAGAAGGCGGCGCGCGCGAAAGTGGTGATGGTCACCTCGGCCACGGCCGGTGAGGGGAAGACGTCCTTCTGCGCCGCCCTGGCCCGCACCCTGGCGCTCTCGGACCTGAGGGTTCTGCTCGTCGATGCGGATATCCACCGGCCGTGCATCGCCCGTGCACTCGGCGTGGAGGGCAGGCCGGACATGCAGCAGGTCGTCCGGGGGGAGGCGACGCTGGAGCGGCGGCTTCAGGTCGATCCCGAGTCCGGTGCGCACGTGCTGACGGCAACCGTCGAGGACGGCTCGAATCTGATCGTCTCCAGTGCGGGCTGGGGAGTTCTGATGGACGCCGCGCGTGAGCAGTATGATGTCGTGATCGTCGACACGCCGCCGGTCACCGCGGTCCCGGATTCGGCGGCCGTCGGATCGCACGCCGACCTGAACCTCTTCCTCGTTCAGTGGGACGGTCCGTCCCGCCGGACGATAGCTGGCGCGGTTCGATTCCTGCGCCTGTGTGCCGTGCGTCTCGACGGTGTCGTGATCACCGGGGTCCGCTCCGGCTTCGCGCCCCGCTACAGCGACCCGTACGAACTCGCCATTCGGACCAATGCGCGCCTTCTCGAACAGTTGCGCGCTCTTCCCCCCTATCCGCGTCCCGGCCCGACAGGGCCGGTCGACGGCACCGTCTAG
- the galE gene encoding UDP-glucose 4-epimerase GalE has protein sequence MRSGSVLIVGGAGYIGSHVAKAAAMSGYEPVVLDNLSAGHRWAVRWGPLVQADCRDEDALARTIRVHRPHTVVHLAGRTSVAESMQSPDRYYEENLCGSLALLRAMIESDCRNIVFSSTAAVYGEPLELPVAESHPLQPCNPYGETKLAVERAIAWHARAYGIRYAILRYFNAAGADPDGEIGEEHMPETHLVPLAILAALGRGDRLRIFGRHYPTADGTAIRDFVHVTDLAAAHVAGIRHLLAGGSDVSLNVGTGRGASIMDVLGAVRDVVGKPVPYETAEPRRGDPAILIAGGDLIRSRFAWVPQFSGLSEIVQSAAAWHSSRLAQVFTPL, from the coding sequence ATGCGAAGCGGATCGGTTTTGATCGTCGGCGGCGCTGGATATATCGGATCGCATGTTGCGAAAGCTGCGGCGATGTCCGGGTACGAGCCGGTGGTCCTGGACAATCTTTCCGCGGGGCATCGCTGGGCCGTCCGGTGGGGGCCCCTCGTTCAGGCGGACTGCCGCGACGAGGACGCGCTGGCCCGCACGATCCGCGTCCACCGACCGCACACCGTGGTCCACTTGGCCGGCCGCACGTCCGTTGCGGAATCGATGCAATCCCCTGATCGCTACTATGAAGAAAACCTCTGCGGGTCGCTCGCACTGCTGCGGGCCATGATCGAGAGCGACTGCCGCAACATCGTCTTCTCCTCGACGGCAGCGGTCTATGGCGAGCCTCTTGAACTGCCGGTCGCCGAAAGCCATCCGCTGCAGCCCTGCAACCCCTACGGCGAGACCAAACTGGCGGTCGAGCGCGCCATCGCCTGGCATGCACGGGCATACGGTATCCGCTATGCCATCCTGCGCTATTTCAATGCGGCTGGAGCGGATCCAGACGGCGAGATCGGCGAGGAGCATATGCCGGAAACACATCTGGTGCCGCTGGCTATCCTGGCGGCACTAGGCCGGGGCGACCGGCTGCGCATCTTCGGCCGCCACTATCCGACCGCCGACGGCACCGCAATCAGGGATTTCGTCCACGTCACCGACCTTGCCGCGGCGCATGTCGCCGGCATCCGCCACCTGCTCGCGGGCGGTTCCGACGTCTCCCTCAATGTCGGAACCGGCAGGGGAGCGTCGATCATGGATGTCCTCGGGGCCGTGCGTGATGTCGTGGGCAAGCCTGTGCCGTACGAGACTGCCGAGCCGCGCCGCGGCGACCCGGCCATCCTGATCGCGGGCGGCGACCTCATCAGGTCGCGCTTCGCATGGGTACCGCAGTTCTCCGGACTCTCGGAGATCGTCCAATCCGCCGCGGCGTGGCATAGTAGTCGCCTAGCGCAAGTCTTCACGCCATTGTGA
- a CDS encoding response regulator transcription factor, whose protein sequence is MLDSHNTKGASPGPAAVVGLGTPNMNGTGMGGEDAARATFSVVLIDNNAFSRECTIGALGTVYGGASIIGCASVADLPRHDLRNGTVHIALLNAHGKRASDPAIEGALTELRERLGSVAVVLIADQDSGDRVIEALGHGIRGYIPATASLKVAVEAMRLVEAGGTYIPADSLLNYSLTRSSNGTALNGHQFTPRQMAVLQRIQQGKANKIIAHELSMSESTVKVHIRNIMQKLKATNRTEVAFRTRNLFRPEE, encoded by the coding sequence ATGTTGGATTCTCACAACACCAAGGGTGCATCGCCCGGGCCGGCCGCAGTGGTCGGGCTCGGTACACCGAACATGAACGGTACGGGCATGGGGGGCGAAGACGCGGCGCGAGCCACCTTCTCGGTGGTTCTGATCGACAACAACGCATTCAGCCGCGAATGCACTATCGGCGCACTGGGAACCGTCTACGGTGGGGCTTCCATCATCGGATGCGCCAGCGTCGCCGACCTACCGCGGCACGACTTGCGAAACGGAACCGTTCATATCGCGTTGCTCAACGCCCACGGAAAGCGGGCGAGCGATCCCGCCATCGAGGGCGCCCTGACCGAGTTGCGCGAGCGGCTCGGTTCCGTCGCCGTCGTGCTGATCGCGGACCAAGACAGCGGAGACCGGGTGATCGAGGCGCTGGGTCACGGCATCCGGGGCTACATCCCCGCCACGGCCAGCCTGAAGGTGGCAGTCGAGGCGATGCGGCTCGTGGAGGCCGGCGGAACCTACATCCCTGCTGACAGCCTGCTGAACTATTCGCTCACGCGGTCCAGCAATGGCACGGCGCTGAACGGCCACCAGTTTACCCCGCGACAGATGGCCGTGCTCCAGCGGATCCAGCAGGGCAAGGCGAACAAGATCATCGCGCACGAACTGTCGATGAGCGAAAGCACCGTCAAAGTTCATATCCGCAACATCATGCAGAAGCTGAAGGCGACCAATCGGACCGAGGTCGCCTTCAGGACACGCAATCTGTTCCGGCCGGAAGAATAG
- a CDS encoding GDP-L-fucose synthase, whose product MSNRSAHFSLDGKRVFIAGHRGLVGSALLRRLQQEDCTILTAPRQEVDLRRQDDTERWFASNRPDVVIVAAGTVGGMFANSERPADFLYDNLMIAANVIEAAHVARVGKLLYLGSSCIYPRDAPQPIRESSLLDGPLEPSNQWYAVAKIAGIKLCAAYRRQWGDDFISAQPTNLYGPDDCFDPAQAHVLPALMAKAHAAKIAGAPALVVLGTGRALREFLHADDLADACVFLLKHYSEEDTINIGSGQEISIAALARMIANAVEYRGDLIFDISRGDGAPRKLLDCSRMRRLGWSPRTSLQDGIRTVYRWFRDRSEGADGTASSLHAEALGGQDRAHRLPAPGFDEAAASRRPA is encoded by the coding sequence ATGTCCAATCGATCCGCGCACTTCTCCCTGGACGGAAAGCGCGTCTTCATCGCGGGTCACCGCGGCCTGGTCGGCTCGGCGCTGCTGCGGCGGCTGCAACAGGAGGACTGCACCATCCTGACCGCGCCGCGCCAGGAGGTGGACCTTCGGCGCCAGGACGACACCGAGCGCTGGTTCGCTTCGAACCGACCGGATGTCGTCATCGTTGCCGCCGGCACGGTCGGCGGCATGTTCGCGAACAGCGAGCGGCCCGCGGACTTCCTGTACGACAACCTGATGATCGCCGCCAACGTCATAGAAGCGGCGCATGTCGCGCGGGTCGGCAAGCTTCTCTATCTCGGCTCCTCCTGCATCTACCCGCGCGACGCGCCGCAGCCCATTCGGGAATCGTCGCTGTTGGACGGCCCGCTCGAGCCGTCCAATCAATGGTACGCAGTGGCGAAGATCGCCGGGATCAAGCTATGTGCTGCCTATCGGCGGCAGTGGGGCGACGACTTCATCTCGGCACAGCCGACAAATCTCTACGGGCCTGACGATTGCTTCGATCCGGCGCAGGCGCACGTCCTGCCCGCCCTGATGGCGAAGGCGCATGCGGCGAAGATCGCCGGGGCGCCGGCGCTGGTCGTCCTCGGCACCGGACGGGCGCTGCGGGAGTTCCTGCATGCGGACGACCTGGCGGATGCCTGCGTCTTCCTCCTGAAGCATTATTCGGAAGAGGACACCATCAACATCGGCTCCGGCCAGGAGATCAGTATCGCTGCGCTGGCGCGAATGATCGCCAATGCCGTCGAGTATCGCGGCGACCTGATCTTCGATATCAGCAGAGGTGACGGAGCGCCGCGCAAGTTGCTCGATTGCTCCCGGATGAGACGTCTCGGCTGGTCGCCCAGAACGTCGCTGCAAGACGGGATCAGGACTGTATATCGCTGGTTCCGAGACCGGTCGGAAGGGGCCGACGGCACAGCGTCGTCACTGCACGCCGAGGCGCTTGGTGGGCAGGATCGAGCCCATCGCCTACCGGCGCCGGGGTTCGACGAAGCGGCGGCCTCCCGCCGCCCGGCTTGA
- a CDS encoding polysaccharide biosynthesis/export family protein, with translation MSRWRASILFLSLALAACGSPGAGLRPIDDISTTPSYHLGPGDRVRVIVFGMDAISNVYSVGDTGAISMPLLGAIQAGGLTASELEERISAQIVREQLRRDPSTNVQIEQYRPFFVLGEVQRPGQYPYVPGMSLKTAVAIAGGYTFRAEENYAAVTRSVDDRVIEGRALPTTAILPGDTIYIYESWF, from the coding sequence ATGTCGCGGTGGCGTGCATCGATTCTTTTCTTATCGCTTGCCCTGGCCGCCTGCGGGTCTCCAGGGGCTGGCCTTCGACCGATCGACGACATATCCACGACACCGTCGTACCACCTCGGCCCGGGGGATCGGGTCCGCGTCATCGTCTTCGGGATGGACGCGATCTCGAACGTCTATTCCGTCGGCGACACCGGTGCCATATCGATGCCCCTACTGGGTGCAATTCAGGCGGGTGGCCTGACGGCGTCGGAACTCGAGGAACGGATCTCCGCGCAGATCGTCCGGGAACAGCTGCGCCGCGATCCCAGCACGAACGTGCAGATCGAGCAGTATCGGCCTTTCTTCGTGCTGGGCGAGGTGCAGAGGCCCGGGCAGTATCCCTACGTTCCGGGAATGAGCCTGAAGACTGCTGTCGCTATAGCCGGCGGCTATACCTTCCGCGCCGAGGAAAATTATGCGGCCGTAACCCGAAGCGTCGATGACCGTGTGATCGAGGGACGGGCCCTTCCCACCACGGCGATTCTTCCCGGCGACACCATCTATATCTACGAGAGCTGGTTCTGA
- a CDS encoding NAD-dependent epimerase/dehydratase family protein, which translates to MNGLQSERLTGRKVLVTGGAGFVGSALVDLLTATGCAEIVVVDNLIRGSEENLSDAIAGGTVRLVKGDIRDRRLMRGLIDGADTVFHQAALRITQCANEPRAAMEIMVGATFDLLEDCVHERVRKVVVASSASVYGMADVFPTPETCSSQPNRTLYGAAKAFGEGLLRSFNDQYGLDYVALRYFNAYGPRMDIYGKYTEVLIRWMERIEEGRPPIIFGDGSQTMDFVHVNDIAWANLLAAEAPVTDVALNVGTGTETSLAELAVLLARIMGRPDLVPQHAEERSINPVPRRLADTTKAKRLLGFEAGVPLALGLQGLVSWWRQKRSDDGSVLPTRSVHA; encoded by the coding sequence ATGAACGGTTTGCAGTCCGAGCGGCTCACCGGCAGGAAGGTTCTCGTGACCGGCGGTGCCGGGTTCGTCGGCTCGGCCCTGGTCGACCTGCTGACGGCGACCGGCTGTGCCGAGATCGTCGTGGTCGACAACCTGATCCGCGGTTCCGAGGAGAACCTGTCGGACGCGATAGCGGGCGGCACGGTGCGTCTGGTGAAGGGCGACATCCGCGACCGACGCCTGATGCGCGGACTGATCGACGGGGCCGACACGGTCTTCCACCAGGCGGCGCTCCGCATCACGCAGTGCGCCAACGAGCCGCGTGCGGCCATGGAGATCATGGTCGGCGCCACGTTCGATCTGCTCGAGGACTGCGTGCACGAGCGGGTCCGGAAGGTCGTCGTGGCGTCGTCCGCGTCGGTCTACGGCATGGCCGACGTGTTTCCGACGCCGGAAACCTGCTCGAGCCAGCCCAACCGCACGCTCTACGGCGCGGCCAAGGCTTTTGGCGAGGGGCTGTTGCGCTCTTTCAACGATCAGTACGGCCTCGACTATGTCGCCCTCCGCTACTTCAACGCCTATGGCCCGCGGATGGACATCTACGGAAAATATACGGAGGTGCTGATTCGCTGGATGGAGCGGATCGAGGAAGGGCGGCCGCCGATCATCTTCGGCGACGGCAGCCAGACCATGGACTTCGTCCATGTGAACGACATCGCCTGGGCCAATCTGCTGGCCGCGGAAGCGCCCGTCACCGACGTGGCGCTGAATGTCGGGACCGGTACGGAGACCAGCCTGGCGGAACTCGCGGTCCTCTTGGCGCGGATCATGGGGCGGCCGGATCTGGTGCCGCAGCATGCGGAAGAGCGCTCCATTAACCCGGTTCCGCGGCGGCTGGCGGATACGACCAAAGCGAAACGCCTGCTCGGCTTCGAGGCTGGCGTACCGCTCGCCCTCGGCCTGCAGGGTCTCGTCTCCTGGTGGCGCCAGAAGCGCTCGGACGACGGATCGGTCCTCCCCACACGGAGCGTTCACGCATGA